The following coding sequences are from one Methanooceanicella nereidis window:
- a CDS encoding tRNA(His) guanylyltransferase Thg1 family protein encodes MKKNEIYRDIKTVPPIIIRADGRNFKESLKRLNFEKPYDISFERGMVTAARRLILESGLSPEWVFTFSDEFNILFKELPFEGRLEKLDSVVPSFLSSALTIALKIDTPLAFDARVIPMHPENMIEYLQYRQAEAWRNHMQSYGFYSLVKEGVNEKDAAAKMHGMKYEDIHEMMWRRGVNLGETPGWQRKGVLVYKKKVEKEGYDPVKKEKVIAIRTELDELWDPPIFNSKEGIDFLKEII; translated from the coding sequence GTGAAGAAAAATGAAATATACAGGGACATAAAAACGGTGCCGCCCATTATCATCAGAGCGGACGGCAGGAACTTTAAGGAGTCCCTTAAAAGACTTAATTTTGAAAAGCCCTACGATATTTCATTTGAAAGGGGAATGGTGACGGCGGCGCGAAGGCTGATACTGGAAAGCGGCCTTTCCCCGGAATGGGTGTTCACGTTCTCCGATGAGTTTAATATTTTATTTAAGGAGCTCCCTTTTGAGGGAAGATTGGAAAAGCTGGACTCTGTGGTCCCTTCCTTCCTTTCGAGCGCCCTGACGATAGCGCTGAAGATCGACACGCCGCTCGCCTTCGATGCCCGTGTGATACCCATGCACCCCGAGAACATGATAGAATACCTGCAATACAGGCAGGCAGAGGCATGGCGTAACCACATGCAGTCATACGGTTTCTATAGCCTGGTCAAAGAAGGCGTGAACGAAAAGGATGCGGCTGCGAAGATGCACGGTATGAAATACGAGGACATACACGAGATGATGTGGCGCAGGGGTGTTAATCTCGGCGAGACGCCGGGATGGCAGAGGAAAGGAGTACTTGTGTATAAGAAGAAAGTCGAAAAAGAGGGCTACGATCCGGTCAAAAAAGAAAAGGTCATCGCCATACGCACGGAGCTTGATGAGCTATGGGACCCGCCCATATTCAACTCAAAAGAAGGCATTGATTTCTTAAAAGAGATAATATAA